A stretch of the Primulina eburnea isolate SZY01 unplaced genomic scaffold, ASM2296580v1 ctg1398, whole genome shotgun sequence genome encodes the following:
- the LOC140820705 gene encoding uncharacterized protein, protein MALRLFNSTKGRKGRKRVQWEVIKAPKQPGAKQCGYYVMRFIRQITEEVTTLEGDSLRSIVILSCSQKRSILWKKLMRCAPSWPNAYRIIFMNRHCNDVLEDAPAENTFQQAIKDILELICESLGLR, encoded by the exons AT GGCGTTGAGATTGTTTAACTCAACTAAGGGAAGGAAAGGAAGAAAGCGTGTACAATGGGAAGTCATAAAG GCTCCTAAGCAACCGGGTGCAAAACAATGTGGTTATTATGTGATGAGATTCATTAGGCAGATTACTGAAGAAGTTACAACTCTTGAGGGGGATTCACTAAGATCGATAGTAATATTATCTTg TTCACAAAAACGGAGTATTCTATGGAAGAAATTGATGAGGTGCGCACCGAGCTGGCCGAATGCATACAGGATCATATTTATGAATAG GCACTGTAATGATGTTTTGGAAGATGCACCAGCAGAGAATACATTCCAACAAGCTATAAAAGATATTTTGGAGTTGATATGTGAAAGTCTTGGTCTTagg